Proteins from one Mycobacterium sp. SMC-2 genomic window:
- the nrdI gene encoding class Ib ribonucleoside-diphosphate reductase assembly flavoprotein NrdI, which produces MHSRNLVYFSSVSENTHRFVQKLGVPAARIPLHGRIQVDEPYVLVLPTYGGGRATPDLNAGGYVPKQVIAFLNDEHNRSLIRGVIAAGNNNFGPEFAYAGNVVSRKCGVPYLYRFELMGTPDDVDAVRAGLAEFWKEQTCLQPSLQNR; this is translated from the coding sequence GTGCACTCGCGCAACCTGGTGTATTTCTCCTCCGTGTCGGAGAACACCCACCGCTTCGTGCAGAAGCTGGGTGTTCCCGCCGCGCGGATACCGCTGCATGGGCGTATCCAGGTCGACGAGCCGTACGTGCTGGTACTGCCCACGTACGGCGGGGGCCGGGCCACCCCGGACCTCAATGCCGGTGGCTACGTCCCCAAGCAGGTCATCGCCTTTTTGAACGACGAGCACAATCGGTCGTTGATCCGCGGCGTCATCGCCGCGGGCAACAACAACTTCGGTCCCGAATTCGCCTACGCGGGCAACGTGGTTTCCCGCAAGTGCGGCGTTCCGTACCTTTACCGCTTCGAACTCATGGGAACCCCGGACGACGTGGATGCCGTCCGTGCGGGCTTAGCTGAATTCTGGAAGGAACAGACGTGCCTCCAACCGTCACTGCAGAACCGGTAA
- the nrdE gene encoding class 1b ribonucleoside-diphosphate reductase subunit alpha gives MPPTVTAEPVTAGPHALPGETDYHALNAMLNLYDADGKIQFDKDVLAAREYFLQHVNQNTVFFHNQDEKLDYLIRENYYEREVLDQYSRNFVKSLLDRAYAKKFRFPTFLGAFKYYTSYTLKTFDGKRYLERFEDRVVMVALTLAAGDTGLAEKLVDEIIDGRFQPATPTFLNSGKKQRGEPVSCFLLRIEDNMESIGRSINSALQLSKRGGGVALLLTNIREHGAPIKNIENQSSGVIPIMKLLEDSFSYANQLGARQGAGAVYLHAHHPDIYRFLDTKRENADEKIRIKTLSLGVVIPDITFELAKKNEDMYLFSPYDVERVYGVPFADISVTEKYYEMVDDARIRKTKIKAREFFQTLAELQFESGYPYIMFEDTVNRANPIEGKITHSNLCSEILQVSTPSLFNDDLSYSKVGKDISCNLGSLNIAKAMDSPDFAQTIEVAIRALTAVSDQTHITSVPSIEQGNNESHAIGLGQMNLHGYLARERIFYGSEEGIDFTNIYFYCVLYHALRASNRIAIERGKAFGGFERSKYASGEFFDKYTDQVWEPQTDKVRQLFADAGIQIPTQDDWKRLKESVQAHGIYNQNLQAVPPTGSISYINHSTSSIHPIASKVEIRKEGKIGRVYYPAPYMTNDNLEYFQDAYEIGYEKVIDTYAAATQHVDQGLSLTLFFKDTATTRDVNKAQIYAWRKGIKTLYYIRLRQMALEGTEVEGCVSCML, from the coding sequence GTGCCTCCAACCGTCACTGCAGAACCGGTAACCGCCGGCCCCCACGCGCTGCCCGGGGAAACGGATTACCACGCGCTGAACGCCATGCTGAATCTGTATGATGCGGACGGCAAGATTCAGTTCGACAAGGACGTGCTGGCGGCGCGCGAATACTTCCTGCAGCACGTCAACCAGAACACTGTCTTCTTCCACAATCAGGACGAGAAGCTCGACTACCTGATCCGCGAGAACTACTACGAGCGTGAGGTTCTCGACCAGTACTCGCGCAACTTCGTCAAGTCGCTGCTGGACCGCGCCTACGCCAAGAAGTTCCGGTTCCCGACGTTCCTGGGCGCGTTCAAGTACTACACCTCTTACACGCTGAAGACGTTCGACGGTAAGCGCTACCTGGAGCGCTTCGAGGACCGCGTGGTCATGGTGGCGCTGACCCTGGCCGCCGGCGATACCGGACTGGCCGAGAAGTTGGTCGACGAGATCATCGACGGGCGGTTCCAGCCCGCAACCCCGACGTTCTTGAATTCGGGCAAAAAGCAGCGCGGCGAACCGGTGAGCTGCTTTTTGCTGCGCATCGAGGACAACATGGAGTCGATCGGGCGATCGATCAACTCCGCGCTGCAGCTGTCCAAGCGCGGCGGTGGAGTTGCGTTGCTGCTGACCAACATTCGCGAGCACGGCGCGCCGATCAAGAACATCGAGAACCAGTCCTCGGGCGTCATCCCGATCATGAAGTTGCTCGAGGACTCGTTCTCCTACGCCAACCAGCTGGGTGCCCGCCAGGGCGCCGGCGCGGTGTACCTGCACGCGCATCACCCCGACATCTACCGCTTCCTGGACACCAAGCGGGAGAACGCCGACGAGAAGATCCGGATCAAGACGCTGAGCCTGGGCGTGGTGATTCCCGACATCACCTTCGAGCTGGCCAAGAAGAACGAGGACATGTACCTGTTCTCGCCGTATGACGTCGAGCGGGTCTACGGCGTGCCGTTCGCCGACATCTCGGTGACCGAGAAGTACTACGAGATGGTCGACGACGCGCGCATCCGCAAGACGAAGATCAAGGCGCGGGAGTTCTTCCAGACGCTGGCCGAGCTGCAGTTCGAGTCCGGCTACCCCTACATCATGTTCGAGGACACGGTGAACCGGGCCAACCCGATCGAGGGCAAGATCACCCACTCGAACCTGTGCTCGGAGATCCTTCAGGTGTCCACGCCGTCGCTGTTCAACGATGATCTGTCGTATTCGAAGGTGGGCAAGGACATTTCGTGCAACCTCGGCTCGCTGAACATCGCCAAGGCCATGGACTCGCCGGACTTCGCGCAGACGATCGAGGTGGCGATCCGCGCGCTGACCGCGGTGAGCGACCAGACCCACATCACGTCGGTGCCCTCAATCGAGCAGGGCAACAACGAATCCCACGCGATCGGGCTGGGGCAGATGAACCTGCACGGCTACCTCGCCCGGGAGCGCATCTTCTACGGGTCCGAGGAAGGCATCGACTTCACCAACATCTACTTCTACTGCGTGCTCTATCACGCGCTGCGGGCGTCGAATCGCATTGCGATCGAACGGGGTAAGGCGTTCGGCGGTTTCGAGCGCTCGAAGTACGCCTCCGGGGAGTTCTTCGACAAATACACCGATCAGGTGTGGGAGCCGCAGACGGACAAGGTGCGTCAGCTCTTCGCCGACGCGGGGATTCAGATCCCGACCCAGGATGACTGGAAGCGGCTGAAGGAGTCGGTGCAGGCGCACGGCATCTACAACCAGAACCTGCAGGCCGTGCCGCCGACGGGGTCGATCTCCTACATCAACCACTCGACCAGCTCGATCCACCCGATCGCCAGCAAGGTCGAGATCCGCAAGGAAGGCAAGATCGGCCGCGTCTACTACCCGGCGCCCTACATGACCAACGACAACCTGGAGTACTTCCAGGACGCCTACGAGATCGGCTACGAGAAGGTCATCGACACCTACGCCGCGGCCACCCAGCACGTGGACCAGGGGCTAAGTCTGACGCTGTTCTTCAAGGACACCGCCACCACCCGCGATGTGAACAAAGCGCAGATCTACGCCTGGCGCAAGGGCATCAAGACGCTCTACTACATCCGGCTGCGGCAGATGGCCTTGGAGGGCACCGAGGTCGAGGGCTGCGTGTCCTGCATGCTGTGA